AGAGGATAGGGAGCCAGCATGAGGCGGCTCGCTTGGTTGCCGAGCGGGGCCAGCCGCTGGTGATTGAGGTGGCCGATGCGCATGGATACCCGGGTGCGCGACCGGGCGTTAATCTGCCGGTGACGGTGGGTGGACGGTTGGCTGCGGTGGTGGGGATCTCGGGCTCTCCCGACGAGGTCGCCCAGTTTGCGGACCTGGTTTGTATGACCGCAGAACTGATGCTTGAACAGGCGGCGCTATTAGAGGCAGGGCAGCATCGCCGTCGGCAGATCGAGGAGACGCTACTGGCCGCTTGTGAGGGTAAGACCGTGCCGGCGGTTTGGTTCGAGCAGTTGGGTATCGATGTCCAGCGCAGACGCATTGCGGTCATCGTGGAGGCAACGACTCAGCTTGCAGTCGACCAGGTACTGGTCCCCCTGCTGCCCTCCATCGAGCAGCGGCATAAGACTGCGCTGCCCGTACGCCTGTCTCCACGGCAGTTGTTGGTCTTCCTTGATTTTGAAAACAGGCTTGAGGTCGAATACCGGCAAAACAGCGCTGTCGAACTTCGCCGTTTGCTAATTCTGCCGGACCGGGAAGATATCCGTCTCGCCGTGGGACAGCCCTTCTCGGGTCGTTTCCACGTTGGCTACCAGTCTGCCCGGGCAACGCTGGAGGTCGGTCGGCGTAAGGCCCCGGCAAAACGGACCCTGTACTATGACGAGTTTCGTATCGGTGTGCTTTGGCACAGTCTGGTGCCTGAATGGCAGCATGATGACATCCAGGCGCCGGTAGAGGCGCTACTCCGGGAGCGCCAGGGAGAGCTCTACCTGAAAACCCTCATCAGGTTCATCGATTGCGATGGCCAGGTTCAGTGGTGTGCCGAACAGCTGCATGTCCATCCCAACACGGTGCGTTACCGGCTCCGCAGGGTTCATTCTGTCACCGGCCTGTCGCCCTTCCTCCTGCGCGAACTGTTGATCCTGCAGCTGGCTCTGGCTACACGCTGACGTTCTCCCGATGCTCAAAGCCGCAGATTGTCCAAATGAACAAAAATAGTCGGCTATTCCGTCGTCAATTTTGTTTGTCTCCCTAACGACCTTCTTGCAAGCAGCTTTTAAACTGTCTGGCAGAATTTCGCTCCATTCCAACAACAATGCAGTCAAAGGAGATAATTCATGCACCTGGTCCTGATCCTGGTGGCGCTGATCGTGTTTATCGTTTTCGCGACCAGCAAGCTCAAGCTGAATCCGTTTATCACACTCCTCCTGGCCTCCTTCCTGGCCGCATTTGCCTTCGGTCTGCCGATCGACTCGATCGAAAAAACCATACGTACCGGGTTCGGTAACATCCTTGGTTATATAGGTCTGGTGATCGTACTGGGGACGATTATCGGCGTTATTCTCGAGCGTACGGGCGCCGCCATCGTTATGGCTGAGAGCATTATCAAGATGCTGGGGCAGCGCTTCCCGACGCTGACGATGTCCATGGTCGGGTTCATCGTGTCCATCCCGGTCTTTTGCGATTCCGGCTTCGTTATCCTGAACAGCCTCAAGCGTTCCATGGCCCGAACCCTGTCCGTGTCCCCGGTGGCCATGACGGTTGCGTTGTCCACCGGGCTGTTTGCCACCCATACGCTGGTGCCGCCGACGCCGGGGCCAATCGCGGCTGCTGGCAACCTGGGGCTTGAGAACAACCTTGGACTGGTCATCGCCGTTGGCTTTGTTTTCGCTGTCATTGCAGCCGCAGCCGGCCTGTTCTGGGCCTCCAGATGCAGAAACCTTGAAAGCAAGGAGCTGGAGCAGGCGGAAGAAGCCTTTCAGGAAGCCCGCGAGCACTATGGTGAGCTGCCTTCGGCGTGGGCGGCCTTTGCACCGATTTTCGTACCCATCGTGCTGATCTGTCTTGGCTCCGTGGCGAGCTATCCCACTGCGCCGCTCGGGCAAGGTGGCCTCTATGAAACGTTGAACTTCCTCGGAAAGCCCCTGAATGCGCTGATGATCGGTCTTGGTTTCGCGGTTGTGCTGCTTAAGGGCGACAACAAACTGGAGGAGTTTGCCCGTCATACGCAAAAAGGACTTGAGGTCTCCGCCCCCATCATCCTGATCACGGGTGCCGGCGGTGCTTTCGGAAGCGTGCTGTCGCAGACGCCGCTGGGCGATTACCTGGGCGATACGCTGTCGACGCTGGGGCTGGGTGTCATCATGCCGTTCCTCGTCGCGGCAGCCCTTAAATCGGCGCAGGGGTCGTCGACGGTTGCCTTGGTGACCACGTCGGCCCTGGTGGCTCCGTTGATGACCCAGCTTGGGTTGGATTCCGACTTCGGGCGTGTGCTGACCGTCATGGCGATTGGTGCTGGCGCAATGACCGTGTCCCACGCCAATGACAGCTATTTCTGGGTGGTCTCGCAGTTCAGCAAGATGGGGGTTGCCACGGCTTATAAGTCGCATACGACGGCAACACTCATCATGGGGCTGGTAACTATTGTGTGTGTCTGGCTGGTCTCGTTGGTGGCGCTCTGATATGCGCGTCGTCATCGCCCCCGATTCATTCAAAGAGTGTCTTTCCGCCAAGTCGGTCGCGGCGTTCATTGCGCGAGGTTGGCGTCAGGGGGCTCCCGATGACGATATTGTACAGGTGCCGCTGGCGGACGGTGGCGAGGGCAGTACGGCTGCACTCATTGAGTCCCGGGGTGGCAGCCTTCACGCTGTCGAGGTGACCGGCCCGCTTGGCGGTACCGTCACGGCACATTACGGCCGGGTGGGCGATGGTGACACCGTTATTGTCGAGGTGGCTGAGGCGAGCGGGTTGCACCTTGTCGCCGCAGATTCCCGCGACGCCCTGCGGGCTACGAGTTATGGGACCGGTGAGCTGATCCGGGCAGCGATCTTGAATCGACCCAAGAAGTTGGTCATGTGCCTGGGAGGGAGTGCTACAACCGATGGCGGGGCAGGGATCCTCCAGGCCCTGGGTGCGAGACTACGCGATGCCGATGGACAGGATATATCCCCGGGTGGCGAGGGCCTGGCACTCTTGGCCAGCCTGGATGTCGACCCGGTTCTGGACCTGCTGGACGGGATCCAGTTGACGGTAGCGTGTGATGTTTCAAATCCGCTGCTAGGGCCAGAGGGAGCGGCAGCGGTGTTTGGTCCGCAAAAAGGGGCAACGTCAGCCCAGGTAGACATACTGGGTCAAGCACTGGCTCGTTTCTCCAAACTGGCAGAGGGGGCGGGTTTTGATATCCACTCGTTCGCCGGAAGTGGGGCCGCTGGGGGTATCGGTGGCATGGTGGCCGGCATTCTCGGCGCCACCCTCAAATCCGGTATCGAACTGATCATGGAAACAGTGCACCTGGAGCAGCGGATTCGTGGCGCTGACCTGGTGATTACCGCAGAAGGGGCGATCGACAGCCAGAGCGCGTTCGGCAAGACCCCTGCGGGCGTTGCGTCCCTTGCCCGGAAATACGCTGTACCGGTTATCGGTCTCGCAGGGCGTGTTGGTGACGAGCTGGCGCCGCTGCATGCCTCGGGGCTGACGGCAGCATTCGCGATCGTTCCCGGTCCGGCCTCGCTCGGTGATGCTATGGGCAATGCTGAAAGGAATCTTGTGCAGGCCGCAGAGCAACTGGCGCGGATGGCTATCGCGATTGCCAGTAAAAGGAGGTCGGCCCCATCGGACTGATCGTTCGATGGGCTGTCGAAACCTGAAATGCCTGTTCGACTAGTCAATACCTTTTACCTGAAGGTGTTCTATAACTCGAAAAGGCGAGCCATCATGCCCGGCAATACTATCCACCTGCACCGGGTGCTGCGCGCCAGTCCCGACCGCGTTTACCGTGCCTTTTGTTGACGCGGACGCTTTGGTGAAATGGCTTCCACCCCATGGGTTTGTGGGTCATATCGACGAGATGGATGTCCGCGAAGGCGGGGGCTATCACATGTCGTTCACCAATTTCACCACGGGCAACAAGCATTCCTTCAGCGCCCGCTTTACCGAACTCAAACCTGGCGAGCTGATTCGTCACATCGACCGATTCGATGACGCCAACCTGCCGGGGGAGATACAGGTGACGATCAGGCTGCAGCCGGTGTTGTGCGGTACGGACCCCTCCATTGTTCAGGAAGGGATTCCCGAGGTCATTCCTGAGGCGCTCTGCTACCAGGGCTGGCAGGAATCGCTAGGCCTGCTGGCATTGCTGGTGGACCCGGAAATTCCGGATGAGATGTGACTTAGCGGGCTACCGGGCAAGAGATGATGGTTAACGACCCCTCCTTTTGCCCTGGCGCCGAGTTCCAGGGATTTAGACCCGCTCGCCCCTTTCCGCTTCTCCTGCTTTCGACGTGGTTTGACGTTATAAAGCCTCAAGTTAGGTTGAAGTCAACGCTTTATTCGAGCGTCTTTGAAGCCTTTGTGTTGTTTTGACGTCTTGGCCGAACCGTACGGCTGTTTGCCGGTCGGAGTTAGAAGTCGGAGGACCAGGCCGTCACTTGTATGCATGACGCCCCCGTTTCAAGCTGGCCAAGTCTTAATAATGAGGCAAGGTCCACGCATGGGAGCCGTGACTAGACTGATTGCTCACGGCCCGAATCTTTCGTTCAGCCGGAAGGGAGTCATTGCCATGAATGTATCGTCGATCCTGAATCAACTGGTTAAACAGGCCGCTGGCCAGTCTTCCGGGCATGGCTCCGGTAAAGGTTTGGATGTCGGTCGGATGGTAGACAGCCTGTCGTCCCAGCTTAAGGGAGGGCGGGGATCAAGTGGTGGCCTTGATATGAAAAGCCTCCTTGGCGGCAGCGCCCTGGGCATGATGGTCGGCTCGAAGCGCGGCCAGAAAATGGGGGGCAAGGCGCTAAAGTATGGTGCGCTGGCTGGCATCGGCGTGTTGGCCTGGAAGGCCTACCAGAATTACCAGGGCAGTAGCACGGCGAGTGCCACCGATAATCAGCAGGGGCAGCCGCTTGAACAGCTGCAGGGTCAGCAGCAGGAGCAGCGTGGGCTGGAGATCCTGCAGGCGATGATTATGGCTGCCAAGGCCGACGGCCATATTGACGCTGACGAACGTGCGTTGTTGACGCAGGAAATCGAGAAGCTGGGCCCGGACGACGAGCTGCATGCGTGGATCCAGCAGCAATTCGATGCACCGCTGGATGCCTCGGCGTTGGCACGAAGCGCGGATTCCCCGCAGGCTGCTCGGGAGATCTACCTGGTTAGCGCCGCTATTATCGACGATCAGAATCCGATGGAGCGGGCATGGCTGGATCAACTGGCGGGGGCGTTGAACCTGCCACCGGAGATGGTTCTCGAGCTGGATCGTCAAATCCTGGCGCAGGTGGACCAGGCCTAGGCGCTGGGCATTCCCGAACTGTTATTCGTAGGCGGACCGCATTCGGG
The window above is part of the Marinobacter nanhaiticus D15-8W genome. Proteins encoded here:
- a CDS encoding sugar diacid recognition domain-containing protein is translated as MLVLDQQTAKRIVERTMLAIGHSVNVMSPDGLIIASGEPQRIGSQHEAARLVAERGQPLVIEVADAHGYPGARPGVNLPVTVGGRLAAVVGISGSPDEVAQFADLVCMTAELMLEQAALLEAGQHRRRQIEETLLAACEGKTVPAVWFEQLGIDVQRRRIAVIVEATTQLAVDQVLVPLLPSIEQRHKTALPVRLSPRQLLVFLDFENRLEVEYRQNSAVELRRLLILPDREDIRLAVGQPFSGRFHVGYQSARATLEVGRRKAPAKRTLYYDEFRIGVLWHSLVPEWQHDDIQAPVEALLRERQGELYLKTLIRFIDCDGQVQWCAEQLHVHPNTVRYRLRRVHSVTGLSPFLLRELLILQLALATR
- a CDS encoding GntP family permease, producing the protein MHLVLILVALIVFIVFATSKLKLNPFITLLLASFLAAFAFGLPIDSIEKTIRTGFGNILGYIGLVIVLGTIIGVILERTGAAIVMAESIIKMLGQRFPTLTMSMVGFIVSIPVFCDSGFVILNSLKRSMARTLSVSPVAMTVALSTGLFATHTLVPPTPGPIAAAGNLGLENNLGLVIAVGFVFAVIAAAAGLFWASRCRNLESKELEQAEEAFQEAREHYGELPSAWAAFAPIFVPIVLICLGSVASYPTAPLGQGGLYETLNFLGKPLNALMIGLGFAVVLLKGDNKLEEFARHTQKGLEVSAPIILITGAGGAFGSVLSQTPLGDYLGDTLSTLGLGVIMPFLVAAALKSAQGSSTVALVTTSALVAPLMTQLGLDSDFGRVLTVMAIGAGAMTVSHANDSYFWVVSQFSKMGVATAYKSHTTATLIMGLVTIVCVWLVSLVAL
- a CDS encoding glycerate kinase, with the protein product MRVVIAPDSFKECLSAKSVAAFIARGWRQGAPDDDIVQVPLADGGEGSTAALIESRGGSLHAVEVTGPLGGTVTAHYGRVGDGDTVIVEVAEASGLHLVAADSRDALRATSYGTGELIRAAILNRPKKLVMCLGGSATTDGGAGILQALGARLRDADGQDISPGGEGLALLASLDVDPVLDLLDGIQLTVACDVSNPLLGPEGAAAVFGPQKGATSAQVDILGQALARFSKLAEGAGFDIHSFAGSGAAGGIGGMVAGILGATLKSGIELIMETVHLEQRIRGADLVITAEGAIDSQSAFGKTPAGVASLARKYAVPVIGLAGRVGDELAPLHASGLTAAFAIVPGPASLGDAMGNAERNLVQAAEQLARMAIAIASKRRSAPSD
- a CDS encoding SRPBCC domain-containing protein — translated: MKWLPPHGFVGHIDEMDVREGGGYHMSFTNFTTGNKHSFSARFTELKPGELIRHIDRFDDANLPGEIQVTIRLQPVLCGTDPSIVQEGIPEVIPEALCYQGWQESLGLLALLVDPEIPDEM
- a CDS encoding tellurite resistance TerB family protein — its product is MNVSSILNQLVKQAAGQSSGHGSGKGLDVGRMVDSLSSQLKGGRGSSGGLDMKSLLGGSALGMMVGSKRGQKMGGKALKYGALAGIGVLAWKAYQNYQGSSTASATDNQQGQPLEQLQGQQQEQRGLEILQAMIMAAKADGHIDADERALLTQEIEKLGPDDELHAWIQQQFDAPLDASALARSADSPQAAREIYLVSAAIIDDQNPMERAWLDQLAGALNLPPEMVLELDRQILAQVDQA